The Suricata suricatta isolate VVHF042 chromosome 3, meerkat_22Aug2017_6uvM2_HiC, whole genome shotgun sequence genome contains the following window.
GTGCGTTTGCAAGCGCGTGTATGTGTATTGAAGCGGGCATTCCTCCCCTTGATTGCCGGCAAGTACTCACACATTCCGACTTGCTTTATCAAATACCCACCGCaggctttttaattaaaaaaaaaaagttttagtgttTTGGTTTTGAGGAGAAATTATAGGAACAtctatggattttaaaaataaaataatttgctagTGGTTATTTCAACGTCCTGAAAGCAAATAACTACTTCACTTTCTCACTTCTTCcagtaaggaaaaagaaaaaaaagaaagcccttgTTACCAAGATGTgttttgtgtgcatgtattttatgCACATTAGAAGTGCCAAGTTATTTTTTCAGTGCATAAAAGGAACATTGATACCTTGAGTATACACACCCTGAAAAAATAAGTGAGTTGAGAGATAGTTTTGTTGAGAAAgtgaaaaaggaggagaaagggagaggaaccAACTCCTGCTACCTGTTACTGCTCCGGAGGCAGCCAAGTCCCCGGCAGCCGCTCCAGACGCCAGAAATTCAGTTGTCTCACtaaaggctttttattttctttattagaagCGGCAACTTCGCTATTGCCAATCTCTGACCATTATAATTactcaatcttttaaaaagaggtttgAGGCGAACTTTGAAAAGCCCCAATAAAGAACGGGCAGCTATTTCAATGGGCTGTTTATTAGAGAAGAGCCTTCCGCACCTGATCCCAAGCGCGTGGAAGGGCGCTCTGCGcggtgcccccagccctggccatgTAGCTAGTGCTTTGTACAAGGCGGAAATTCAGCAGAGGGGCAGTGGTGGGAGGCGAGAAAAGAAAGGCGAGAGTGGGATGGAAGACCCCTGGCCACTTTTGTTGCCAAATGTTTCGTTGATGGTGAAATAATTTGATGGAAAAGACTTTCTCGGCCATGCATTTGCTCTTCAATCTGCTGTTAGTGTAATCTTCTTAAAAATCACTGCCACCGTGAGTAAATTATGTAATGGCTCTTCAACTGTAATCGCTAAGTACCAAGAagccagggcagagaggggaacaaaCAGATTTGCGATTTTTAAAGTcatcatttttgtgtgtggagttGTGACTTTGAACTCATGCAGATAAACATGAAGTAGTGATATGTACGCTCCTTTTCACGCATATTATCCTGCTACATAATCACCATAAACACACTTTCACCAATCACTAGGAAACATATAAACAGGAGTGCACATACACATCTCTTTACACTCGCCCCCACCTTCAGCCTTGCCCTGTCTCCTGTATGCCAGTGGGGCACACATACGCCATTATAAAACAAGGCATTTAACTTTTCCTTAGGGGCATCCATTTTGTAACAAGCTGGTACGTGTCTTCACAAGCATTTCTATAAGGTTAGGGATTGGTAGCTGAAGGCATAGGTAGTTTGTGAATGtagcatttttctccttttctttctgttcctcccccccccccccctgttgAATGTAGGAAATCAAAACATGACCAAATCTTACAGCGAGAGCGGGCTAATGGGCGAGCCTCAGCCCCAGGGTCCTCCCAGCTGGACAGACGAATGTCTCAGTTCTCAGGATGAGGAGCACGAGGCAGACAAGAAGGAGGACGACCTCGAAGCCATGAACGCAGAAGAGGACTCACTGAGGAacgggggagaggaggaggatgaagacGAGGatctggaagaggaggaagaagaggaagaggaggacgaCGATCAAAAGCCCAAGAGAAGGGGCcccaaaaagaagaagatgacCAAGGCTCGCCTGGAGCGTTTTAAACTCAGGCGCATGAAGGCCAACGCCCGGGAGCGGAACCGTATGCACGGGCTAAATGCGGCTCTGGACAACCTGCGCAAGGTGGTGCCCTGCTATTCCAAGACGCAGAAGCTATCCAAAATCGAGACGCTGCGCCTGGCCAAGAACTACATCTGGGCTCTGTCGGAGATCTTGCGTTCGGGCAAAAGCCCTGATCTGGTCTCCTTCGTACAGACTCTCTGTAAGGGCTTATCTCAGCCCACCACCAACCTGGTTGCCGGCTGTCTGCAGCTTAATCCTAGGACTTTTCTGCCTGAGCAGAACCAGGACATGCCTCCGCACCTGCCTACCGCCAGCGCTTCCTTTCCGGTGCACCCTTACTCTTACCAGTCGCCAGGGTTGCCCAGCCCGCCTTATGGTACCATGGACAGCTCCCATGTCTTCCACGTTAAGCCGCCGCCGCACGCCTACAGCGCGGCTCTAGAGCCCTTCTTTGAAAGCCCCCTGACTGATTGCACCAGCCCTTCCTTTGACGGACCCCTCAGCCCGCCGCTCAGTATCAATGGCAACTTCTCTTTCAAACACGAACCGTCCGCCGAGTTTGAGAAAAATTATGCCTTTACCATGCACTATCCTGCAGCGACCTTGGCAGGGGCCCAAAGCCACGGATCAATCTTCTCAGGCGCCGCTGCCCCTCGCTGCGAGATCCCTATAGACAATATCATGTCTTTCGATAGCCATTCACATCATGAGCGAGTCATGAGTGCCCAGCTCAATGCCATCTTTCACGATTAGAGGCACGTCAGTTTCACCATCTCCGGGAAATGTACCCACCGTGCTTACAGTGACTGTGGTGTTTACAAAAGGCAGCCCTTTGGGTACTATTGCTGCAAAGTGCAAATACTCCAAGCTTCAA
Protein-coding sequences here:
- the NEUROD1 gene encoding neurogenic differentiation factor 1; translation: MTKSYSESGLMGEPQPQGPPSWTDECLSSQDEEHEADKKEDDLEAMNAEEDSLRNGGEEEDEDEDLEEEEEEEEEDDDQKPKRRGPKKKKMTKARLERFKLRRMKANARERNRMHGLNAALDNLRKVVPCYSKTQKLSKIETLRLAKNYIWALSEILRSGKSPDLVSFVQTLCKGLSQPTTNLVAGCLQLNPRTFLPEQNQDMPPHLPTASASFPVHPYSYQSPGLPSPPYGTMDSSHVFHVKPPPHAYSAALEPFFESPLTDCTSPSFDGPLSPPLSINGNFSFKHEPSAEFEKNYAFTMHYPAATLAGAQSHGSIFSGAAAPRCEIPIDNIMSFDSHSHHERVMSAQLNAIFHD